GGCGGGGCGGGCCCGGCGGCCGCTGCGCTCCATCCATCCTTGATGACGCACACGGGCGTCCTCGCCGCGCTCGGCGGCGCGGAGCCCGACCCCTTGCAGCCCGATGGCGGTCCGTGGTAGCTGTTGTTCCGGATATGAGACAGTAGTTCTGATATCCGGAACGAATTCGCCCGCAGCCCCCGGACCCTCGCATGGCCTCCCCTCCCGATCTCCGCGCCGACTCGCCGCTCGGCACCGTCGACAAGGCGATCGACATCCTCTTCCACCTGCACGCGCAGGGCGGCTCCACCGGCGTGAGCGCGATCGGGCGCGCGCTCGCGATGCCGAAGTCGAGCGTGCATCGCCTGCTCGGCGCGCTCCGCCACCGCGGCCTCGTCGAGCAGGACGAGCGCGGGCGCTACCGGCCGGGCATCGGGCTCCTCGCGCTCGGGCTCGGCGTGCTCGAGCGCGAGCCCGTCGTCGCCGCCGCGCGCCCCGTGCTCGAGCGCGAGGCCGAGGCGCTCGGCGAGACGCTCTTCCTCGTCGCCGCGCGCGCGGGCCGGCTCGTCGTGCTCGACAAGGTCGAGGGGACGGGCTTCCTGCGCGCCGCGCCGCGCGTCGGCCAGGCCGTGCCCGCGCACGCGACGGCCGTCGGCAAGCTCCAGCTCGCGTTCGCGCCCGACGCACTCGAGCCCGCCGAAGCGAACGCGGGCGCGAGCGCGCCGCCGCTCGAGGCCTTCACCGCCGCGACGCACGTCGACGCGCGCGCGCTCGCGCGGGAAGTCGAGCTCGCGCGCGAGCGCGGC
This genomic interval from Myxococcota bacterium contains the following:
- a CDS encoding IclR family transcriptional regulator, translating into MASPPDLRADSPLGTVDKAIDILFHLHAQGGSTGVSAIGRALAMPKSSVHRLLGALRHRGLVEQDERGRYRPGIGLLALGLGVLEREPVVAAARPVLEREAEALGETLFLVAARAGRLVVLDKVEGTGFLRAAPRVGQAVPAHATAVGKLQLAFAPDALEPAEANAGASAPPLEAFTAATHVDARALAREVELARERGYAANVDEWIAGLSVIAAPVLRGGQLVAQVALAASSPRVAELGVGALGERVRKTADAIAARLELDPRPAARAADANGARRAPPVPRRARSAPGDSR